In one Oscillospiraceae bacterium genomic region, the following are encoded:
- a CDS encoding glucosamine--fructose-6-phosphate aminotransferase: MASYYEDVCSQPGALRGCAEELRRGGAEARLRALCARRYTRVIFAGMGSSNYCAVPADLFLCAHGVPSVRWSASELLHYRMGALDGGTLLVLNSQSGESAEIVRLLERLPGGVPVTAVTNDPDSTLARRANWLFPMDVETEEAVTTRTFVAAEAIDLLIAQSLAGISFGNFFLSLLKVCKDMETVLSRGDEIRKVLWDALGAPAQLCLLGRGCSLCTVHAGTLFLREIVKYPAFGELCGEFRHGPMEMVDGGFAGIVLGPEDATAPLQRSLAADIREKGGRIAYLGNVELKGIPSVILPKTEEWLSPLTTILPIQLYADALAGARGVEAGKFRWGSKITKTE, encoded by the coding sequence ATGGCCAGCTATTACGAGGACGTCTGTTCCCAGCCCGGTGCCCTGCGCGGGTGCGCCGAGGAGCTGCGGCGGGGCGGGGCGGAGGCGCGGCTCAGAGCCCTGTGCGCCAGGCGGTATACGAGAGTGATCTTTGCGGGCATGGGCAGCTCCAACTACTGCGCGGTCCCGGCCGACCTCTTCCTGTGCGCCCACGGGGTGCCCAGCGTGCGCTGGTCCGCCTCGGAGCTGCTGCACTACCGCATGGGGGCGCTGGACGGCGGTACGCTGCTGGTACTCAACTCCCAGTCGGGGGAGAGCGCCGAGATTGTCCGGCTTCTGGAGCGGCTGCCCGGCGGGGTGCCGGTGACTGCGGTTACCAACGACCCGGACAGCACCCTGGCCCGGCGGGCAAACTGGCTGTTTCCCATGGACGTGGAGACGGAGGAGGCCGTGACCACCCGCACCTTCGTGGCGGCGGAGGCCATTGACCTGCTCATTGCGCAGAGTTTGGCGGGGATTTCATTTGGCAACTTTTTCTTATCATTATTAAAAGTATGCAAAGATATGGAAACCGTGCTGTCCCGCGGAGATGAGATCCGAAAAGTATTGTGGGACGCGCTGGGCGCGCCCGCGCAGCTGTGCCTGCTGGGCCGGGGCTGCTCCCTGTGTACCGTCCACGCGGGCACGCTCTTCCTGCGTGAAATCGTAAAATACCCCGCCTTCGGGGAGCTTTGCGGAGAGTTCCGCCACGGGCCCATGGAGATGGTGGACGGGGGCTTCGCGGGGATTGTGCTGGGACCGGAGGACGCCACGGCCCCGCTGCAGCGCTCGCTGGCCGCGGACATCCGGGAGAAGGGCGGGCGGATTGCCTATCTCGGCAATGTCGAATTAAAAGGGATACCGTCGGTTATTCTGCCGAAGACGGAGGAGTGGCTGTCGCCGCTGACGACCATTCTCCCCATCCAGCTCTATGCGGACGCCCTGGCGGGGGCGCGCGGCGTGGAGGCGGGGAAATTCCGTTGGGGCAGCAAAATAACAAAAACAGAGTAA
- a CDS encoding ATP-binding protein: MEKDTLLTAENLGMCFVTRKGKITALRDLSFAVKQGEFLAIVGPSGCGKSTLINILAGMLPPTEGRVVLDGEPVRRVSAKVGMVFQKYAAFPWMTVEQNISYGPRIKKLPKDEIARITAHYSKMVGLEGYEHLFPKELSGGMSKRVDIARAYANNPEVLLMDEPFGALDDITKKQMQLELLNIWDKESKTVLFITHDLEEAIFLADRILVLRRPNEREGSFNFIQEVPFPRPRLPELRADPEFIRLKSNLAEVMLK, translated from the coding sequence ATGGAGAAGGACACACTACTTACAGCGGAGAATCTGGGCATGTGCTTTGTGACGCGCAAGGGCAAGATCACGGCCCTGCGGGATCTGAGCTTTGCCGTCAAACAGGGGGAATTCCTGGCGATTGTTGGCCCGTCGGGCTGCGGGAAGAGCACGCTGATCAATATTCTGGCTGGTATGCTGCCCCCGACGGAGGGCCGGGTGGTGCTGGACGGGGAGCCGGTGCGCAGGGTGAGCGCCAAGGTGGGCATGGTGTTCCAGAAGTACGCCGCCTTCCCCTGGATGACGGTGGAGCAGAACATCAGCTACGGGCCGCGCATTAAGAAGCTGCCCAAGGACGAGATCGCGCGCATCACGGCCCACTACAGCAAAATGGTGGGCCTGGAGGGGTACGAGCACCTCTTCCCCAAGGAGCTCTCCGGCGGCATGAGCAAGCGGGTGGACATCGCCCGGGCCTATGCCAACAACCCGGAGGTGCTGCTGATGGACGAGCCCTTCGGCGCGCTGGACGACATCACCAAAAAGCAGATGCAGCTGGAGCTGCTGAACATCTGGGACAAGGAGAGCAAGACGGTGCTCTTCATCACCCATGACCTGGAGGAGGCCATCTTCCTGGCGGACCGGATTCTGGTGCTGCGGCGGCCCAACGAGCGGGAGGGCTCGTTCAACTTCATCCAGGAGGTGCCCTTCCCGCGCCCGCGCCTGCCGGAGCTGCGGGCCGACCCGGAGTTTATCCGGCTTAAGTCTAACCTGGCGGAGGTGATGCTCAAATGA